The DNA sequence CTGCCCACACAAAGGCTCTGTTAGTGGGCTCATATATGGATGCTCTCCCTGGATGGTTTAGTCTCGGTATAACTGAGGCTGTGGGCTTTTGAGCATGTGAGTGTAATTGTGCTGTATTGTAATACGTCACCTGAAATTAGTCCCAATCAAAAGGGCATGTGCTGGGTATGAATAAATATGTCAGTaaagttttctctgtgtttgtttttgtcttcatggtgcAGCAGAGGTCAGACCTGGGTGCTGTAGGAGCGATGAGGGGGAGGAAACATGTCCGTGGGACTGTAGTAACTCAGAGGGGAAGAGCCCGGTGGGTTGGCAGAAAGCGGAAGAGAGACAGATCTGTTCTCATAGTAGGTATGGAAGCCCAGCCGTTCCCCTCCATTACGCATGTCATCTGTGAGTCCTGAATGCAGGGGGTATGGCGAACAGGTGGGGCAGTGGTTGCGGAAAGAACCGGTGTCCAGCTGATCCAGGGAGACAGGGGTGATGGCTGTGCCGTCCATGGCGAGGGCGTTGCAGGTATTGCAGGGAAAGTGAGATAGAGGGTCTGCTGCTCCCACCACAGAGCCCACATCCACCTCAGAGTCATTCCTCTTACAGCAGTAATACTGTGGAGAGTTGACGAGGAAGAGACAAAAGAGTTTCAGCATAGAGGGGCTGGGGTTCGAACACAAACTGCatattaaaacatacagtacggtgaacatacactcactgaccacttcattagttacacctgtacaatgtcatacagcagctctgcaatgaATTCTTTTACAAGgttgtaatttctcagttgTTAATTTGAAACTTCAGTTTCACAACTCCTCTTTTTTGTCCTTGGGTGAGGATAATGTTCTTAACTGCTGTACATTGAAAAAACCCTTAGGTAATGATGTCTGTTTAAAcctttgtttcaaatgtttccaaATGCTTAGTTTTGAAACATCTACTATCACATTACAAGTCTATTCATACACAGTGATACTGATACTGCACAGTACCTGGAGTCTACAGTAACAAAGCACTGCTACAATGCACAGCAGTATCACTCCGGCGAGAATTCCTCCGCTTATAACAACCGTTCCCGCTGACATTCGACCAGCTCTCCATCAAACCCTTCAGGATGAGACAGGGACCAAGCATTTAAAGGCAGAGATAAAGGCAGAGATAAAAGAGAcgccaaacaaaaaaaaaaaaaaaaaaggaa is a window from the Channa argus isolate prfri chromosome 16, Channa argus male v1.0, whole genome shotgun sequence genome containing:
- the LOC137101892 gene encoding protein FAM163A-like isoform X2 gives rise to the protein MSAGTVVISGGILAGVILLCIVAVLCYCRLQYYCCKRNDSEVDVGSVVGAADPLSHFPCNTCNALAMDGTAITPVSLDQLDTGSFRNHCPTCSPYPLHSGLTDDMRNGGERLGFHTYYENRSVSLPLSANPPGSSPLSYYSPTDMFPPPHRSYSTQV
- the LOC137101892 gene encoding protein FAM163A-like isoform X1; amino-acid sequence: MVTSTGVRVRGGFETPQACHGFLPSHTPPSLHLLLSSNYYCCKRNDSEVDVGSVVGAADPLSHFPCNTCNALAMDGTAITPVSLDQLDTGSFRNHCPTCSPYPLHSGLTDDMRNGGERLGFHTYYENRSVSLPLSANPPGSSPLSYYSPTDMFPPPHRSYSTQV